From a single Larimichthys crocea isolate SSNF chromosome XIII, L_crocea_2.0, whole genome shotgun sequence genomic region:
- the LOC104923121 gene encoding ubiquilin-4: MADQGAADPGNNNNNKPEASEGTIIKVTVKTPKDKEEIAIAEDASVTQFKEEISRRFKAKQDQLVLIFAGKILKDGDSLSQHGIKDGLTVHLVIKTAHKAGDGGSTSASSSTSTQAGNTSTSSPGTIPPPTAGSTGPAAPPTQTPNILTGFGDLAGLAGLGMGSANFMELQQQMQRQLMSNPEMLSQIMENPLVQNMMSNPDLMRQMIMANPQMQQLMERNPEISHMLNNPELMRQTMELARNPAMMQEMMRNQDRALSNLESIPGGYNALRRMYTDIQEPMFSAAREQFGSNPFSALGGTSDSGVQPSRTENREPLPNPWGPPNSSNPSEGGGGTTGSTSTPGGTNPSVSNPLGINPGSLGNGMFNSPGMQSLLQQISENPQLMQNMLSAPYMRSMMQSLAQNPELASQVLMNNPLFAGNPQLQEQFRSQLPIFLQQMQNPEALSVMTNPRAMQALMQIQQGLQTLQTEAPGLMPSLMSGGVPGIPTGGVPGIPTGGVPGIPTAGGMPTENPASSPSSAGTNAAQQQLMQQMLQMFAGGGGGGGGGSATTQTPEVRFQSQLDQLSAMGFINREANLQALIATGGDINAAIERLLGSQPS; encoded by the exons ATGGCTGACCAAGGCGCCGCAGATCCTggtaataacaacaataataagcCTGAAGCGTCGGAGGGAACTATTATCAAGGTCACAGTAAAAACCCctaaagacaaagaagaaatcgCCATCGCAGAGGATGCCTCTGTCACTCAG TTTAAAGAAGAGATCTCGAGGCGATTCAAAGCCAAACAGGACCAGTTGGTTCTCATTTTTGCAGGGAAGATCTTGAAGGACGGCGACAGCCTCAGCCAACACGGCATCAAGGATGGCCTGACAGTACACCTAGTCATAAAGACAGCACACAA GGCAGGAGATGGCGGTAGCACCTCGGCCTCTAGCTCAACCTCCACTCAAGCAGGCAATACCTCCACCTCGAGTCCGGGCACCATCCCCCCTCCCACAGCAGGATCTACTGGCCCTGCGGCACCACCCACACAGACGCCCAACATACTGA CTGGCTTCGGTGACCTGGCTGGTCTGGCTGGGCTTGGCATGGGCTCAGCTAACTtcatggagctgcagcagcagatgcagaGGCAGCTCATGTCCAACCCAGAGATGCTCTCTCAGATCATGGAGAACCCGTTGGTGCAGAACATGATGTCCAACCCGGACCTGATGAGACAGATGATCATGGCCAACCCTCAGATGCAACAGCTGATGGAACGCAACCCTGAGATCTCCCACATGCTCAACAACCCTGAGCTCATGAGACAG ACCATGGAGCTGGCCAGGAACCCTGCCATGATGCAGGAAATGATGCGGAACCAGGACCGTGCTCTGAGCAACTTGGAGAGCATCCCAGGAGGTTACAATGCCTTGCGGAGGATGTACACAGACATCCAGGAACCCATGTTCAGCGCTGCCAGGGAACAG TTCGGTAGCAACCCATTCTCGGCTCTAGGTGGGACCTCTGATTCTGGTGTCCAGCCATCAAGGACAGAGAACCGTGAGCCCCTGCCCAATCCATGGGGGCCACCAAATTCTTCTAACCCCTCTGAGGGTGGAGGGGGCACCACAGGAAGCACTAGCACCCCTGGGGGCACCAACCCCAGTGTGTCCAACCCTCTGGGTATCAATCCTGGCAGTCTGGGCAATG GGATGTTCAACAGCCCGGGCATGCAGAGCCTACTGCAGCAGATCTCAGAAAACCCTCAGCTGATGCAGAACATGCTGTCTGCTCCCTACATGCGCAGTATGATGCAGTCACTGGCCCAAAACCCAGAGTTGGCATCCCAG gTTTTGATGAATAACCCCTTGTTTGCTGGAAACCCACAGCTGCAGGAACAGTTCAGATCTCAGTTGCCCATCTTTCTGCAGCAG ATGCAGAACCCAGAAGCCCTGTCAGTCATGACCAATCCCCGGGCCATGCAAGCTCTAATGCAGATCCAACAGGGTttacagacactgcagacagaaGCGCCAGGCCTCATGCCCAG TTTGATGTCAGGTGGGGTTCCTGGCATACCCACAGGTGGAGTTCCTGGCATACCCACAGGCGGAGTTCCTGGCATACCCACAGCAGGGGGCATGCCCACAGAGAACCCCGCCTCCTCACCCAGCAGTGCAGGAACGAACGCtgcccagcagcagctgatgcaACAGATGCTCCAGATGTttgctggtggaggaggaggaggaggaggaggaagcgcAACG ACCCAGACCCCAGAGGTGCGGTTCCAGTCCCAGCTGGACCAGCTGAGCGCCATGGGCTTCATTAACCGCGAGGCCAACCTGCAGGCCCTCATCGCTACTGGAGGAGACATCAACGCCGCTATTGAGAGACTGCTGGGCTCACAGCCCTCGtaa
- the LOC104923129 gene encoding ras-related protein Rab-25 yields MGSDESYNFVFKVVLIGESGVGKSNLLSRFTKNEFNHDSRTTIGVEFSTRTVQLENFTIKAQIWDTAGLERYRAITSAYYRGAVGALLVYDISKHLTYESAERWLKELFDHADPHIVVMLVGNKRDLETLRTVPTEEARDFAEKKGLMFMETSALDSTNVEAAFNEVLTAIQKKVASREVTRGSISAITLSSPIGPTSEVQEEGRKCCKSS; encoded by the exons ATGGGGTCAGATGAGTCatacaattttgttttcaaag TGGTTTTGATAGGGGAGTCCGGCGTAGGAAAGAGCAACCTTCTGTCTCGCTTCACTAAAAATGAGTTCAATCACGACAGCCGCACCACCATCGGCGTGGAGTTCAGCACGCGGACTGTTCAGCTGGAAAACTTCACCATCAAAGCCCAAATCTGGGATACAGCAGGGCTGGAGCGCTACAGGGCCATCACCTCAGC GTATTACAGAGGAGCAGTCGGAGCACTGTTGGTCTATGACATTAGTAAGCATCTGACCTATGAGAGCGCAGAGCGGTGGTTGAAAGAGCTATTCGACCATGCAGACCCTCACATCGTGGTCATGCTGGTGGGAAACAAGAGAGACTTGGAAACGCTCAGGACCGTGCCCACAGAGGAGGCCAGGGACTTTGCAG AGAAGAAAGGCCTCATGTTTATGGAGACATCAGCGTTGGACTCGACCAATGTTGAGGCTGCTTTCAATGAAGTCCTCACAG CGATCCAAAAGAAGGTGGCCAGCAGAGAGGTGACCCGTGGCTCCATCAGTGCCATAACACTGTCCAGCCCCATTGGACCCACCAGTGAGGTACAGGAGGAGGGCAGGAAGTGCTGCAAAAGCTCCTAA
- the LOC104923120 gene encoding zinc finger protein 385D, with translation MYFGNVCHSVLTPLSRPTLGRTQTSPDAKPLLPFHLLPGFTDMDHVHKALIGPSFGLTSPLKRKASSCGVCRLRFNSEAQASSHYSGTKHAKKLKAWDTPDSKIRTSEPVAKETTSQILSSPCSQPSSSDTTSGEPSASNPTSEAASSSSGHSETVKAPSDPSLSPSPKPPERETQRDGEVEVAPEGETEEEKAIRLLYCSLCKVAVNSASQLQAHNSGTKHKTMLEARSGDGAIKSFPRTGVKAKSAAPPELSTGLQNKTFHCEICDVHVNSETQLKQHISSRRHKDRAAGKPAKPKFSPYTPTQRHQSFQAIHLALQKNQDLTKPLAPCLLQRQLSIAAAMATLPSFSLRPPSNSNPAMFQSQPLPQALLHPAPGPICSTHTPVLFSPY, from the exons ATGTATTTCG GTAACGTGTGCCACAGCGTTCTGACGCCGCTATCTCGTCCCACGTTGGGCAGGACCCAGACCTCCCCTGACGCGaaacccctcctccccttccacCTGCTGCCTGGATTCACTGAT ATGGATCACGTCCATAAAGCTCTGATTGGCCCAAGCTTCGGGCTAACCTCACCGCTGAAGAGGAAGGCCAGCTCCTGTGGAGTCTGCCGACTGAGGTTCAACTCTGAG GCGCAGGCTTCTTCCCATTACAGTGGCACCAAACATGCGAAAAAGCTGAAAGCTTGGGACACCCCAGATTCAAAGATCAGGACCTCTGAACCGGTCGCTAAGGAAACCACATCGCAAATCCTCTCATCACCCTGCTCACAGCCCTCCAGCTCTGACACAACATCAGgag AACCATCAGCCTCAAACCCTACCTCAGAGGCGGCATCGTCGAGCAGCGGCCACTCTGAAACCGTGAAAGCACCGTCTGACCCGTCCCTGTCACCCAGCCCGAAgccaccagagagagagacacaaagagacggAGAAGTGGAGGTGGCTCCAGAGggggaaacagaagaagagaaagctATACGTCTTCTTTACTGCTCCCTCTGCAAGGTGGCTGTCAACTCTGCCTCGCAGCTGCAGGCCCACAACAGTG GCACTAAGCACAAGACAATGCTGGAGGCGAGGAGCGGTGATGGAGCCATCAAGTCCTTCCCAAGGACGGGGGTCAAGGCCAAGTCGGCCGCGCCGCCTGAGTTGTCGACAGGACTCCAGAACAAAACTTTCCATTGTGAGATCTGCGATGTGCACGTCAACTCCGAGACTCAGCTTAAACAA CATATCAGCAGTCGGAGACACAAAGATAGAGCAGCAGGTAAACCAGCCAAGCCTAAGTTCAGCCCTTACACTCCCACCCAGCGTCACCAGAGTTTCCAGGCA ATTCATCTGGCTCTACAGAAGAACCAAGATCTGACCAAACCTCTGGCCCCGTGTCTCCTGCAGCGTCAACTCTCCATTGCCGCAGCCATGGCAACGCTGCCTTCCTTCTCCCTCCGTCCTCCTTCAAACTCGAACCCGGCCATGTTTCAGAGCCAGCCCCTCCCTCAGGCACTGCTGCATCCGGCCCCCGGACCCATCTGTTCAACACATACACCGGTTCTATTTTCCCCCTACTGA